A stretch of DNA from Ailuropoda melanoleuca isolate Jingjing unplaced genomic scaffold, ASM200744v2 unplaced-scaffold15733, whole genome shotgun sequence:
CCAGTCGTCGCGATCCGGCTTCTTGATGTCGCAGAGGTGGATGCGGCCTCCACGCTGGTTCTGCAGCTGCATCAGCTTCTCGGCATGCTCGGTCTCCTCGCGGGACTGGCGCAGGAAGAACTGGGCGAAGTTCTTCAAGGCCACGTCGTCGCGGTCGAAGTAGAAGGCCATGGACCGGTACACGTAGGAGGCGTAGAGCTCCAGGCTGATCTGGCTGTTGACTGCGGCCTCGCAGTGGGGGTGGTAGTTCTGGCGCACGTGTGAGAGCGGCGCTGTGGCCCTGGATGGCGGCCCGGGCATCAAGGCAACGGCGCGCGGAAGCGAGGGCTGCGGGGCCTAAGTCAATGGCGGTAGGTGCTCGGCGCGCGCGACgagggaggctggaggtgggCAGGCTCCTGGGCTGGCGGCTCAAGAGCTCGGGGCTGGAACCGGAAGGTGGGTCCGTTAGccgggagttgggggtggggtgaagagCCTTTAGAGGTCATTGGGGTCAGAGGGAAGGGGACGCTGTGGTCTGGAAGGGCTAGGGGACGTCGCTGGGGCATGGCTGGGGGTGAGGCGGAGCGTGAATGCTGTTCCAGGTTCAGAGGAGCTGGGTGACGCAGTGCAACTTTCTGTTGAGCGTGTAgcctatataatatttttaaatattactcgTGACTGTAAGTGCAGCGCTTTTCAGTTAGTCACATGCATGGTTTCTTTGAGCAATGTACTTGAATATTGTCCCGATGGGATTGTTCGTTAAATACAGTGCTTTTGTGGTATCATTGGAGTATTTAGCATCACAAAGCTTTATTTGGATGGCAGCTATCCTCAGTGACTCAACATCCACATTAATGACACTTCGGTAGCCTCCTCTCTCAGTCCCTAGACCTTATTGTTTCAGGGACCGCCACTTCTCTCCTATTCATGATCAGGTTCTGTCTTGTCCAACAGCGGAGCAGCACCCCCAAAGTCTCGCGGAACCTTTCCACCTCTCAATCTTCCACTCTTTTTGCACTTGTTCTTCACTCCCTT
This window harbors:
- the LOC117797850 gene encoding ferritin heavy chain-like, which codes for MPGPPSRATAPLSHVRQNYHPHCEAAVNSQISLELYASYVYRSMAFYFDRDDVALKNFAQFFLRQSREETEHAEKLMQLQNQRGGRIHLCDIKKPDRDDWESGLKAMECALHLEKCVNRSLLDLHQLATDKNDAHLCHFLE